One genomic region from Nocardia vinacea encodes:
- a CDS encoding long-chain fatty acid--CoA ligase — protein sequence MTTTEIGFAHESGKTVYTVPEAFQETVKLRPDQVALRTVGGTTEISWREYGERVRTLAAGLAGLGVGHGDSVGIMLTNRPEFNLIDTAALHLGATPFSIYNTSSPEQIKHLFTNAENKVVITERAFLDVINGAGVDLEHIVVVDGPAADTVGLADLEANPAADFDFDAAWQAVTPDDLATLIYTSGTTGPSKGVEITHRNVLAQIIALVNGPLRVGFDDRAISYLPAAHVADRISGHAISLLTGILITCVPDPREIAAALPDAHPTIFFGVPRVWQKIKAGIDGKLATEASPVKKALANWAINTGIAAARADLAGKGRSPVLAAQYKVADALVLSKLRAALGLDNLKVAASGAAAIPAETLEYFLGLGFTVSEVWGMSETTGVATYTELAKPRPGSVGRAVEGLELRLGEDGELLVRGAIVTPGYRKQPDKTKEALDADGWLATGDVATIDADGYVRIVDRKKELIINESGKNISPTNIENAVKAASSLVGQVVAIGEAKPFISALIVLDPDTAAIRAKEFDTPADDSAALATRKEILDEVLAAVVAGNRKLSRVEQIKRFTVVGEPWEPGGDELTPTMKLKRNPIAAKYAEQIASLYTTPLPESVVNVS from the coding sequence ATGACGACAACAGAAATCGGTTTCGCGCACGAATCCGGCAAGACGGTGTACACGGTGCCGGAGGCATTCCAGGAGACCGTGAAGTTACGACCGGATCAGGTCGCGTTGCGGACGGTCGGCGGTACCACGGAGATCAGCTGGCGCGAATACGGTGAGCGGGTGCGCACGCTGGCGGCGGGGTTGGCCGGCCTGGGCGTCGGCCACGGCGACAGCGTCGGCATCATGCTCACCAACCGGCCCGAGTTCAATCTGATCGACACGGCCGCACTGCATTTGGGCGCCACCCCGTTCTCGATCTACAACACCAGCTCTCCCGAGCAGATCAAGCATCTGTTCACCAATGCGGAGAACAAGGTGGTGATCACCGAGCGTGCCTTCCTCGACGTCATCAACGGCGCGGGCGTCGATCTCGAGCACATCGTGGTGGTGGACGGTCCGGCCGCCGATACGGTCGGCCTGGCCGACCTCGAAGCGAATCCGGCCGCCGACTTCGATTTCGACGCCGCCTGGCAGGCGGTCACCCCCGACGATCTGGCCACGCTGATCTACACCTCGGGCACTACCGGCCCGTCCAAGGGTGTGGAGATCACCCACCGCAATGTGCTGGCCCAGATCATCGCGCTGGTCAACGGCCCACTGCGGGTCGGCTTCGACGACCGCGCCATCTCCTACCTGCCCGCCGCGCACGTCGCCGACCGCATTTCCGGCCATGCCATCAGCCTGCTCACCGGCATCCTGATCACCTGCGTGCCGGATCCGCGCGAGATCGCCGCCGCGCTGCCCGACGCACACCCCACCATCTTCTTCGGTGTGCCCCGGGTGTGGCAGAAGATCAAGGCCGGTATCGATGGCAAGCTCGCCACCGAAGCGAGCCCGGTGAAGAAGGCGCTGGCGAACTGGGCCATCAATACCGGCATCGCGGCCGCACGCGCCGATCTGGCGGGTAAGGGCCGCAGTCCGGTGCTCGCCGCGCAGTACAAGGTCGCCGACGCGCTGGTGCTGTCGAAACTGCGGGCCGCGCTCGGCCTGGACAACCTCAAGGTCGCCGCCTCCGGTGCCGCCGCGATCCCGGCCGAAACCCTCGAATACTTCCTCGGACTCGGGTTCACCGTCAGCGAGGTGTGGGGTATGTCGGAGACCACCGGCGTGGCCACCTACACCGAATTGGCCAAGCCGCGGCCGGGTTCGGTCGGCCGGGCCGTCGAGGGTCTCGAGCTACGGCTCGGCGAGGACGGCGAACTGCTGGTGCGTGGCGCGATCGTCACCCCGGGCTACCGCAAGCAGCCCGATAAGACCAAGGAAGCGCTCGACGCCGACGGCTGGCTGGCCACCGGTGACGTCGCCACCATCGATGCCGACGGCTATGTGCGCATCGTGGATCGCAAGAAGGAACTGATCATCAACGAGTCGGGTAAGAACATCTCCCCGACCAATATCGAGAACGCGGTCAAGGCGGCGTCCTCGCTGGTCGGTCAGGTGGTGGCGATCGGTGAGGCCAAACCGTTCATCTCCGCGCTGATCGTGCTCGATCCGGACACCGCCGCTATCCGGGCCAAGGAATTCGACACGCCCGCAGACGATTCGGCCGCGCTGGCCACCCGCAAGGAGATTCTGGACGAGGTGCTCGCGGCGGTCGTCGCGGGTAACCGCAAGCTGTCGCGGGTCGAGCAGATCAAGCGGTTCACCGTGGTCGGCGAGCCGTGGGAGCCGGGCGGTGACGAGCTGACCCCGACGATGAAGCTCAAGCGTAACCCGATCGCCGCGAAGTACGCCGAGCAGATCGCCTCGCTGTACACCACGCCGCTGCCCGAATCGGTGGTGAACGTCTCATAA
- a CDS encoding helix-turn-helix domain-containing protein gives MGTKRSGPYFCGIDAAMDVVGGKWKALILWELANHRVRRFGELRRGLPGVSEKMLIQQLRELEEDAIVDREIYREVPPKVEYRLTELGIALNAALEPLGAWGRDRIDRIGAGRVHLPT, from the coding sequence ATGGGCACGAAGAGATCCGGACCGTACTTCTGTGGCATCGATGCGGCGATGGATGTGGTGGGCGGGAAGTGGAAGGCGCTGATCCTGTGGGAGTTGGCGAATCACCGCGTTCGCCGCTTCGGTGAACTGCGTCGCGGTCTGCCCGGCGTTTCGGAGAAGATGCTGATCCAGCAGCTGCGGGAGCTGGAGGAGGACGCCATCGTGGATCGCGAGATCTATCGCGAGGTGCCGCCGAAGGTCGAGTATCGGCTGACCGAATTGGGCATCGCCCTCAATGCGGCGCTGGAGCCGCTGGGCGCGTGGGGCCGCGATCGCATCGACCGGATCGGTGCCGGGCGTGTCCACCTGCCCACGTGA
- a CDS encoding DUF5703 family protein, producing the protein MAPQSRAALPASWETTSDDYEYVPLRLPPEVNRVTASMRLAIQAEFGGWELSRVRAYTDGSRRVLLRRRKTALLPQPEPGM; encoded by the coding sequence ATGGCGCCACAATCACGCGCAGCGCTACCGGCGAGCTGGGAAACCACCAGTGACGACTACGAATACGTGCCGCTGCGGCTCCCACCGGAGGTGAACCGGGTGACGGCGTCGATGCGGCTGGCCATCCAAGCCGAATTCGGCGGCTGGGAACTGTCGCGGGTGCGCGCCTACACCGACGGCAGCAGGCGGGTGCTGCTGCGGCGCCGTAAAACCGCACTACTACCCCAGCCCGAACCGGGAATGTGA
- a CDS encoding quinone-dependent dihydroorotate dehydrogenase — protein sequence MYSLLLRLMFLLPPERIHHLVFTAMRLAARFAPSRWAMTRVLTTDDPILRNHAFGIDFPAPLGLAAGFDKNADGVNAWAPLGFGFAEIGTVTAQAQPGNPAPRLFRLPADRGLINRMGFNNHGAAAAAEHLRNRRGGVPIGANIGKTKIVEPADAAADYAVSASLLGPLADFVVVNVSSPNTPGLRDLQAVESLRPVLQAVLDSVEVPVLVKIAPDLSDDDVDAVADLAVELGLAGIVATNTTIRRDGLRTDAAEVAAMGAGGLSGPPVAERSLEVLRRLYRRVGDHLVLISVGGIETADQAWERILAGATLLQGYTGFIYGGPFWMRHIHRGIAQRLREAGYHSIAEAVGADHVART from the coding sequence ATGTATTCACTGCTGCTGCGCCTGATGTTCCTGCTTCCGCCGGAACGCATCCACCATCTGGTGTTCACGGCCATGCGGCTGGCCGCCCGGTTCGCGCCCTCGCGCTGGGCGATGACCAGAGTGCTGACCACCGACGATCCCATCCTGCGCAACCATGCCTTCGGCATCGACTTCCCGGCGCCGCTCGGGCTGGCCGCCGGATTCGACAAGAACGCCGACGGTGTGAACGCCTGGGCGCCATTGGGGTTCGGATTCGCCGAAATCGGCACCGTCACCGCGCAGGCCCAGCCCGGCAATCCCGCACCGCGACTGTTCCGGCTGCCCGCCGACCGCGGTCTGATCAACCGGATGGGTTTCAACAACCACGGCGCCGCCGCCGCGGCCGAACATCTGCGCAACCGCCGCGGCGGGGTCCCGATCGGCGCGAATATCGGTAAGACGAAAATCGTCGAACCCGCCGACGCCGCCGCCGACTATGCGGTGAGCGCGTCGCTGCTCGGGCCGCTGGCCGACTTCGTCGTCGTCAATGTCAGCTCGCCCAACACCCCCGGCCTGCGGGATCTGCAGGCCGTCGAATCCCTGCGCCCGGTCCTGCAGGCCGTCCTCGACAGCGTCGAGGTCCCGGTGCTGGTGAAAATCGCCCCCGACCTGTCCGACGACGATGTCGACGCCGTCGCCGATCTCGCGGTCGAACTCGGCCTGGCCGGGATCGTCGCCACCAACACCACCATCCGCCGCGACGGCCTGCGCACCGATGCCGCCGAGGTCGCGGCCATGGGCGCGGGTGGCCTGTCCGGGCCTCCGGTCGCCGAGCGCTCCCTGGAAGTGCTGCGCCGGCTCTACCGCCGCGTCGGCGACCATCTGGTGCTGATCTCGGTCGGCGGCATCGAAACCGCCGACCAGGCGTGGGAGCGCATCCTCGCCGGCGCCACCCTGCTGCAGGGCTACACCGGTTTCATCTACGGCGGACCGTTCTGGATGCGCCACATCCACCGTGGTATCGCCCAGCGACTGCGCGAAGCCGGTTACCACTCCATCGCCGAGGCGGTCGGCGCGGACCACGTCGCGCGTACCTGA
- a CDS encoding YbhB/YbcL family Raf kinase inhibitor-like protein, which translates to MPDYSYNPYDALPEVPSFTVTSEDVADGESFGNDQVSGVFGAGGKDVSPQLSWSGFPAETKSFAVTVYDPDAPTAAGFWHWAVANIPVSTTSLPRGAGSEGGVLPEGAVTLRNDGAFPGFVGAAPPAGHGYHRYFIVVHAVDVERLEIDENGTPAFLGFNLFSHTVARATIVAKYEVA; encoded by the coding sequence GTGCCCGACTACTCTTACAACCCGTACGACGCGCTGCCCGAGGTACCCAGCTTCACGGTGACCTCGGAGGATGTCGCCGATGGCGAGAGCTTCGGCAACGATCAGGTCAGCGGCGTCTTCGGCGCGGGCGGCAAGGATGTCTCGCCGCAGCTTTCCTGGTCCGGATTCCCCGCGGAGACAAAGAGTTTCGCGGTCACCGTCTACGATCCGGATGCCCCGACTGCCGCCGGTTTCTGGCACTGGGCGGTGGCCAACATTCCGGTGAGCACCACCTCGCTGCCACGCGGAGCGGGTAGTGAGGGCGGTGTCCTGCCCGAGGGTGCGGTCACATTGCGCAATGACGGCGCGTTCCCGGGATTCGTCGGTGCGGCGCCACCGGCCGGACACGGGTACCACCGCTACTTCATCGTCGTGCACGCGGTGGATGTGGAGCGGTTGGAGATCGACGAGAACGGCACTCCCGCCTTCCTCGGCTTCAACCTGTTCTCGCACACCGTGGCCCGCGCCACCATCGTCGCCAAGTACGAGGTGGCCTAG
- a CDS encoding M20/M25/M40 family metallo-hydrolase has protein sequence MSATGEVSGPNTTSRAVSEVVELVSTLIRFDTSNTGDLATTKGERECAQWVADQLHQAGYTTEYVESGAPCRGNVFARLKGADSSRGALLIHGHLDVVPAEAADWSVHPFSGAVRDGYVWGRGAIDMKDMVGMMLAIARQFKIEGTVPPRDIVFAFLADEENGGKWGSQWLVQNRPDLFDGITEAVGEVGGFSLTVPRPDGTDRRLYLVETAEKGLGWMRLRAKARAGHGSFLHEDNAVTILAAAVARLGKHTFPLVLSDSVAEFLAAVAEETGLEFDPSSPDIEGQLAKLGTISRIIGATLRDTANPTMLQAGYKANVIPQTAEAVVDCRVVPGRQAAFEREVDELIGPDVEREWITKLDSYETTFDGHLVDAMNAAILAHDPQGRTVPYMLSGGTDAKAFARLGIRCFGFAPLQLPPDLDFTALFHGVDERVPVQALEFGTRVLEHFLLNS, from the coding sequence GTGTCTGCAACTGGCGAAGTATCCGGTCCGAACACCACATCTCGTGCTGTGTCCGAGGTGGTCGAATTGGTCAGTACGCTGATCCGGTTCGACACTTCCAACACCGGGGATCTGGCCACCACCAAGGGCGAGCGCGAATGCGCGCAGTGGGTGGCCGATCAGTTGCATCAGGCGGGGTACACGACCGAGTACGTGGAATCGGGCGCGCCGTGTCGCGGGAATGTGTTCGCGCGGTTGAAGGGGGCCGATTCGAGCCGCGGCGCGCTGCTGATCCACGGGCATCTCGATGTGGTGCCCGCCGAGGCCGCGGACTGGAGTGTGCACCCGTTCTCGGGTGCGGTGCGCGACGGCTATGTGTGGGGGCGCGGCGCGATCGATATGAAGGATATGGTCGGCATGATGCTGGCTATCGCGCGCCAGTTCAAGATCGAGGGGACGGTGCCGCCGCGCGATATCGTCTTCGCCTTCCTCGCCGATGAGGAGAACGGCGGCAAGTGGGGTTCGCAGTGGCTGGTGCAGAATCGGCCCGACCTGTTCGACGGGATCACCGAGGCGGTGGGGGAGGTCGGCGGCTTTTCGCTGACCGTGCCGCGCCCGGATGGCACCGACCGGAGGTTGTATCTGGTGGAGACGGCCGAGAAGGGGCTCGGCTGGATGCGGTTGCGGGCCAAGGCCCGTGCCGGTCACGGTTCGTTCCTGCACGAAGACAATGCCGTCACGATTCTGGCCGCCGCGGTGGCGCGCCTGGGCAAACACACCTTCCCCCTGGTGCTTTCGGATTCGGTCGCCGAATTCCTGGCCGCGGTCGCCGAGGAGACCGGCTTGGAGTTCGATCCATCGAGCCCCGATATCGAGGGTCAGCTCGCGAAGTTGGGCACGATCTCCCGGATCATCGGCGCGACACTGCGCGATACCGCGAATCCGACCATGCTGCAGGCGGGATACAAGGCGAATGTGATCCCGCAGACCGCCGAGGCGGTCGTCGACTGTCGCGTGGTGCCGGGGCGACAGGCCGCATTCGAGCGCGAGGTGGACGAGCTGATCGGCCCGGATGTCGAGCGCGAGTGGATCACCAAACTCGATTCCTACGAAACGACATTCGACGGACATCTCGTCGACGCGATGAACGCCGCCATTCTCGCCCACGACCCGCAGGGTCGGACCGTGCCCTATATGCTCTCCGGCGGTACCGACGCAAAGGCCTTCGCCCGCTTGGGGATTCGCTGCTTCGGTTTCGCACCGCTGCAGCTGCCACCGGATTTGGATTTCACGGCACTGTTCCACGGTGTCGACGAGCGGGTTCCGGTGCAGGCACTCGAATTCGGCACCCGGGTGCTGGAACACTTCCTGTTGAACAGCTGA
- a CDS encoding PfkB family carbohydrate kinase, translated as MVQQDSRTVAIRNILTRLSKRSGLSADRLRTTEIDVAPLLDLSVIRRRAQQEGLSAEEAVLPVVRDLARQLDPTNRLIADAELSLGLLREKPSAGIDLERLYAADLGERRVYLTEQWRGLHEAYGADFVPPAPTVRSLRATPERRAFTELAAKLAAAAAHSTSNYRFTPEPKVLIALPDVQPRRGVVTVIGSAVIDHIYRIGQIPSAGKSTPGSFEVHAGGKGLNRAVAAARLGLQAQLISAVGNDDAGRHILNYLRAENVDTDLVKVVDGATTNVSAVMITSTGVSSKIGCEDDRIWQGAHVVSEPQFREALAASDAVVLTFEQPSDAIKDVLAAIGEMDRRPTVVVSPSPPIDAPQYLYQYFGAVDYLVGSTWELRALLPGDPSASGAAVAQRLRSLGVRGVCVIDGFRCIVRSDEINADIADFPVALEDSPGAAAAFSAALVSKIVASGRPADEPVFRWATAAMVATQSFGDIPDAMPSVRDIDRIVHLAGEESAGA; from the coding sequence ATGGTCCAGCAGGACTCACGCACGGTTGCCATCCGCAACATCCTCACCAGGCTCAGCAAACGCTCGGGGCTGAGTGCGGATCGGTTGCGCACCACGGAAATCGATGTTGCTCCCCTGCTGGATCTATCCGTCATCCGCCGGCGAGCGCAGCAGGAGGGGCTGTCGGCGGAGGAAGCCGTCTTGCCCGTGGTTCGTGATCTCGCGCGGCAACTGGATCCGACCAATCGGTTGATCGCCGATGCCGAACTGTCGTTGGGGCTGTTGCGTGAAAAGCCCTCGGCCGGAATAGATCTCGAGCGCTTGTATGCGGCCGACCTCGGCGAGCGTCGCGTATACCTGACCGAACAGTGGCGCGGCCTGCACGAGGCGTACGGCGCCGATTTCGTACCGCCCGCACCGACTGTGCGTTCGTTGCGGGCTACACCCGAGCGACGCGCATTTACCGAATTGGCGGCCAAGCTCGCGGCCGCGGCCGCCCATTCGACATCGAACTACAGGTTCACCCCCGAACCGAAGGTGCTGATCGCACTGCCGGACGTACAGCCGCGCCGTGGCGTGGTCACGGTCATCGGATCGGCGGTAATCGACCACATCTACCGGATCGGCCAAATTCCATCGGCGGGCAAATCCACGCCGGGCAGCTTCGAAGTGCATGCGGGCGGTAAGGGGCTCAACCGTGCGGTGGCGGCTGCGCGTCTCGGACTGCAGGCTCAGCTCATCTCCGCGGTCGGAAACGACGACGCCGGTAGGCACATCCTCAACTATTTACGCGCCGAGAATGTCGATACCGACTTGGTCAAAGTCGTTGATGGCGCCACGACGAATGTCTCCGCGGTCATGATCACCAGTACGGGTGTTTCCAGCAAGATCGGCTGCGAGGACGACCGCATCTGGCAAGGAGCACACGTGGTGAGTGAACCACAGTTTCGCGAGGCGCTCGCAGCCTCGGATGCGGTCGTATTGACCTTCGAGCAGCCCTCCGATGCGATCAAGGACGTGCTGGCGGCCATCGGGGAGATGGATCGTCGGCCAACGGTGGTGGTGAGTCCCTCACCGCCGATCGATGCGCCGCAATATCTCTACCAGTATTTCGGCGCTGTCGACTATCTCGTTGGCTCGACGTGGGAACTGCGCGCATTGCTGCCCGGGGACCCGTCCGCGTCCGGGGCCGCGGTGGCGCAACGGCTGCGCAGTCTGGGTGTGCGGGGGGTCTGTGTGATCGACGGCTTCCGTTGCATCGTCAGATCTGACGAGATCAATGCGGATATCGCAGATTTTCCTGTGGCACTGGAAGATTCGCCGGGCGCCGCAGCGGCTTTCTCCGCCGCGCTGGTGTCGAAGATCGTCGCCTCCGGTCGACCAGCCGACGAACCGGTATTCCGCTGGGCGACTGCGGCGATGGTCGCGACCCAGTCGTTCGGTGACATTCCGGACGCCATGCCATCGGTTCGGGATATCGACCGCATCGTCCACCTCGCCGGGGAAGAGTCGGCCGGCGCGTAA
- a CDS encoding lysophospholipid acyltransferase family protein, whose product MKFLSLRLPPIDSATDWVAREVRARVPKADMSDRDPAFIACAVEPSWQLARAYFRAEVRGMEQIPEDGPILLVGNHSGGNVSPEALVTTLAFAHYFGPERPFYQLAHNLVMAVPFLGSFLSRFGAVAADPDSAKAALRSGAAVLVYPGGDWEVHRPSWEEDRLDFAGRTGFLRLAWDEHVPIVPFVNYGAQQNALMLTRGDRIARLLRLDRTLRLKVFPISLALPWGLNISDLAGHIPLPTKVTVEFLPPIDLHEIFGPELDVDRGYEYVTGIMQEALSRLAKERTLPILG is encoded by the coding sequence ATGAAGTTCCTGAGCCTGCGATTGCCGCCCATCGACAGCGCGACCGACTGGGTCGCCAGGGAGGTGCGAGCGCGGGTTCCCAAGGCGGATATGAGCGACCGGGATCCCGCCTTCATCGCCTGCGCCGTCGAACCGTCCTGGCAACTGGCCCGCGCCTACTTCCGCGCCGAGGTGCGCGGAATGGAGCAGATCCCCGAAGACGGGCCGATACTGTTGGTCGGCAACCACTCCGGCGGCAACGTTTCGCCCGAGGCCCTCGTGACCACCCTCGCGTTCGCGCACTATTTCGGACCCGAGCGGCCCTTCTACCAACTCGCCCACAATCTGGTGATGGCCGTACCGTTCCTCGGCTCGTTCCTGTCCCGCTTCGGCGCGGTGGCAGCCGATCCCGACAGCGCCAAGGCCGCGCTGCGCAGTGGCGCAGCGGTGCTGGTGTATCCCGGCGGCGACTGGGAGGTACACCGGCCCAGCTGGGAGGAGGATCGCCTCGATTTCGCCGGACGCACCGGATTCCTTCGACTGGCCTGGGACGAACACGTGCCGATCGTGCCGTTCGTGAACTACGGCGCCCAGCAGAACGCTCTCATGCTCACCCGCGGCGACCGGATTGCCCGGCTGCTACGGCTGGATCGGACACTGCGGTTGAAGGTGTTCCCGATTTCGCTGGCACTGCCGTGGGGGCTGAATATCAGCGACCTCGCCGGGCATATTCCGTTGCCCACGAAAGTTACGGTCGAATTCCTGCCGCCGATCGACCTGCACGAGATATTCGGGCCCGAGCTGGATGTGGATCGCGGCTACGAGTACGTCACCGGGATCATGCAGGAGGCATTGTCGAGGCTGGCCAAGGAACGGACGCTGCCGATCCTGGGATGA
- a CDS encoding DUF6262 family protein, with protein sequence MRADNTAHLITAAQRRHELTRAKAIQALHELDQAGTAITFQALAQHADVSRSWLYSQPDIKDEIQRIRASQGLNIKAAIPSRQRGSDQSLRQRLNIANTRIRQLTEENQKLRRQLEQTLGQLRAERSTKPAAQHRNPVTMRPC encoded by the coding sequence ATGCGAGCTGACAACACCGCACACCTGATCACCGCCGCCCAACGCCGTCACGAACTGACCCGCGCCAAGGCCATCCAAGCTCTTCACGAGCTCGATCAAGCAGGAACAGCGATCACCTTCCAAGCCCTCGCCCAGCACGCCGATGTCTCCCGCTCCTGGCTATACAGCCAGCCCGACATCAAAGACGAAATCCAGAGGATCCGCGCCAGCCAAGGCCTAAACATCAAGGCCGCCATACCATCTCGCCAGCGAGGCAGTGATCAATCGCTGCGTCAGCGGCTCAACATCGCCAACACCCGCATCCGCCAGCTCACCGAGGAGAACCAGAAACTTCGCCGCCAGCTCGAACAGACCCTCGGACAACTTCGCGCCGAGCGATCAACGAAACCAGCTGCACAGCATCGCAATCCGGTAACGATGCGACCGTGCTGA
- a CDS encoding GTP cyclohydrolase II, translated as MTTAVPTLGETAHRLTRKGQDLQVRVMEVAGGAEYGHVLVFGEAGDGCLVRVHSRCLYGEGLGSDDCDCGPELDKSLDLIWAEGSGVLVYLEQEGRGVGLIAKALGYRESQRSGADTFTSYERLGFPVDNRSYLHAAKSLQELGLARVRLLTNNPDKAAELRAAGLAVIMEPLLTPVLSARAAAYLDAKRRRRGHLIPTSDVPWAPEVQPVFKRKSRIWRFWTMRGQARRRRTLPASK; from the coding sequence TTGACCACAGCTGTGCCGACGCTTGGTGAGACCGCCCATCGGCTCACCCGCAAGGGGCAGGATCTGCAGGTTCGTGTGATGGAAGTGGCCGGCGGCGCCGAGTATGGACATGTGCTTGTTTTCGGTGAAGCCGGCGATGGGTGTCTGGTCCGGGTGCATTCGCGGTGTCTATATGGCGAGGGTCTCGGTTCGGACGATTGCGATTGCGGGCCGGAACTCGACAAGTCTTTGGACCTGATCTGGGCTGAGGGCAGCGGTGTTCTGGTCTATCTGGAGCAAGAGGGCCGCGGTGTCGGGCTGATCGCCAAGGCGCTGGGTTACCGGGAGAGTCAGCGGTCGGGCGCGGACACCTTCACCAGCTACGAGCGGCTCGGATTCCCCGTGGACAATCGTAGCTACCTGCACGCGGCGAAAAGCCTGCAGGAACTCGGACTGGCCCGGGTGCGCCTACTCACCAACAATCCGGACAAGGCCGCCGAACTGCGCGCCGCCGGTCTGGCTGTGATCATGGAACCGCTGCTGACTCCGGTGCTCAGCGCGCGGGCTGCGGCATATCTGGATGCGAAACGCCGACGCCGCGGCCATCTCATCCCCACGAGCGACGTGCCGTGGGCTCCGGAGGTGCAACCGGTATTCAAACGTAAGAGCCGCATTTGGCGGTTCTGGACGATGCGGGGTCAGGCCCGCCGTCGGCGCACACTTCCCGCGTCCAAGTAA